One genomic region from Streptomyces sp. NBC_01304 encodes:
- a CDS encoding TetR/AcrR family transcriptional regulator: protein MTAAQGATQGARARARVEVTAAIKDEARRQLAADGAAKLSLRAVARELGMVSSALYRYFPSRDDLLTALIVDAYDSLGEAAESARTEAAKTTRGRGAPAEHWVAVCRAVRAWALAHPHEYGLIYGSPVPGYTAPQATVGPASRVGQVLISIARDAHRSPDGLAVAKLPPTVHAEAERLTADIAPDLPPATGLALARAWSQLFGMVSFELFGQFNRVIEDRAAFFGHAAGQLAYEVGLVGPGVRG, encoded by the coding sequence ATGACTGCCGCACAAGGAGCCACCCAAGGAGCCCGGGCCCGCGCCCGCGTAGAGGTCACCGCCGCCATCAAGGACGAGGCCCGCAGACAGCTCGCCGCCGACGGCGCCGCCAAGCTCTCCCTGCGCGCCGTCGCCCGCGAGCTCGGCATGGTCTCCTCCGCGCTCTACCGCTACTTCCCGAGCCGCGACGACCTGCTCACCGCACTCATCGTCGACGCCTACGACTCCCTCGGCGAGGCCGCCGAGTCCGCCCGCACCGAAGCCGCCAAGACCACGCGGGGCAGGGGCGCCCCGGCCGAGCACTGGGTCGCGGTCTGCCGTGCCGTACGTGCGTGGGCGCTGGCCCATCCGCACGAGTACGGCCTCATCTACGGCTCGCCCGTGCCCGGCTACACCGCCCCGCAGGCCACTGTCGGCCCCGCCTCACGAGTCGGCCAGGTCCTGATCTCGATCGCCCGGGACGCCCATCGCAGCCCCGACGGCCTGGCCGTCGCGAAGCTGCCCCCGACGGTGCACGCAGAGGCCGAGCGGCTCACCGCCGACATCGCCCCCGACCTGCCACCGGCGACCGGCCTGGCGCTGGCGCGTGCCTGGTCGCAGCTGTTCGGGATGGTGTCCTTCGAGCTGTTCGGCCAGTTCAACCGCGTGATCGAGGACCGGGCGGCGTTCTTCGGGCATGCGGCGGGGCAACTGGCGTACGAGGTGGGGCTGGTGGGGCCGGGCGTCCGCGGATGA
- a CDS encoding RICIN domain-containing protein, whose amino-acid sequence MACVGNLEELSPDTAQTAADLVVLMQRLKERSGLTYRELEKRAGRSGSVLARSTLADTLRRTNLPRPDVLASFVRACGDETQVGSWLGARDRIAAALAADTGTRTDSRTGTGIEPRPPQAQIKRPTAWRPRWAKGPRIMLAALLTLPLLALGAWRLLPSGSHGTGTPAAATPADGWVTIRPARTPDLCLTDGRDRDGAYDSAVAVQLLCSQATVPRTYVEPVGEDLYRIQWHHPEHGKGCLTIMSDGPVRGMLEPRTDCAQATLFRLEPVAAGSKAFRLRPTTSTRCVGIAGNDTADGAEAVEERCTGAADQRFLIRAS is encoded by the coding sequence ATGGCCTGCGTGGGAAACCTGGAGGAGTTGTCGCCGGATACCGCCCAGACCGCTGCCGACCTGGTCGTGCTGATGCAAAGACTCAAAGAGCGTTCGGGTCTCACCTATCGCGAGTTGGAGAAACGGGCCGGCCGAAGCGGCAGTGTGCTGGCCCGCAGCACACTGGCCGATACCCTGCGGCGGACCAACCTTCCTCGCCCCGACGTCCTGGCCTCTTTCGTGCGCGCCTGCGGAGACGAGACGCAGGTCGGTTCCTGGCTGGGTGCCAGGGATCGGATCGCGGCGGCGCTCGCTGCTGATACCGGCACCAGGACCGATAGCAGGACCGGGACCGGTATTGAGCCGCGGCCCCCGCAAGCACAGATCAAGCGCCCCACGGCATGGCGGCCGCGCTGGGCCAAGGGCCCGAGAATCATGCTCGCCGCCCTGCTCACCCTCCCCCTGCTCGCCTTGGGCGCATGGCGATTACTGCCCAGCGGCTCGCACGGAACGGGGACACCTGCGGCCGCGACGCCCGCCGACGGCTGGGTCACCATCCGCCCCGCCCGGACGCCCGACCTCTGCCTGACCGACGGCCGTGACCGCGACGGCGCCTACGACAGCGCCGTTGCCGTCCAACTGCTGTGCTCGCAGGCCACCGTGCCGCGCACCTACGTCGAGCCGGTCGGGGAAGATCTGTACCGCATCCAGTGGCATCATCCCGAACACGGGAAAGGATGCCTGACGATCATGAGTGACGGCCCGGTGAGGGGCATGCTCGAACCTCGGACCGACTGCGCCCAGGCCACACTCTTCCGCCTGGAACCCGTCGCCGCCGGCTCAAAGGCCTTCCGGCTCCGCCCGACCACCAGCACGCGTTGCGTCGGCATCGCCGGCAACGACACCGCAGACGGCGCCGAAGCGGTCGAGGAACGGTGCACCGGCGCGGCCGACCAGCGATTCCTCATCCGGGCAAGCTGA
- a CDS encoding DoxX family protein — MSKRLMTGLYWFLAFEFALGAVTKFWPGDTIFSSAYSVKFAEWGYPSWMRFLVGALEAVAAVLLVIPDKRARFLGATALMFVLTGAATTHMVNHDPAVESWAAPTHLVIMGILALANWPADWRDLLRAPAPPTGTPRPAKQAAG; from the coding sequence ATGTCGAAACGCCTCATGACCGGCCTGTACTGGTTCCTCGCCTTTGAGTTCGCTCTGGGCGCCGTAACCAAGTTCTGGCCGGGCGACACGATATTCAGCTCGGCGTACTCCGTGAAGTTCGCCGAGTGGGGATACCCGTCCTGGATGCGCTTCCTGGTCGGTGCCCTGGAAGCTGTGGCCGCCGTCCTGCTGGTGATCCCCGACAAGCGGGCGCGCTTCCTGGGTGCCACGGCGCTGATGTTCGTGCTCACCGGCGCGGCCACCACCCACATGGTCAACCACGACCCGGCGGTGGAAAGCTGGGCCGCGCCGACCCACCTCGTCATCATGGGCATCCTCGCACTGGCCAACTGGCCTGCCGACTGGCGAGACCTCCTGCGGGCCCCCGCCCCACCGACAGGAACACCACGTCCGGCGAAGCAGGCAGCGGGCTGA
- a CDS encoding VOC family protein: protein MKAHVSSILLGVRDMDRAKQFYTEGLGWKIQSDFGISVFFASDGASPVGFYSREGLADQVGTAQEGSGFSGLVMTYVVRSETRVDEIMAEAEKAGATVLKPAGALPWGGYGATFADPDGYIWSLGHSAQGTDQPYAE from the coding sequence ATGAAGGCACACGTCAGCTCGATCCTTCTCGGTGTCCGGGACATGGACCGGGCCAAGCAGTTCTACACCGAGGGGCTCGGCTGGAAGATCCAGAGCGACTTCGGCATCTCGGTGTTCTTCGCATCGGACGGCGCCTCGCCGGTCGGCTTCTACAGCCGCGAAGGCCTGGCAGACCAGGTGGGCACGGCCCAGGAAGGCAGTGGCTTCAGCGGACTGGTCATGACCTACGTCGTCCGCAGTGAGACGCGGGTCGACGAGATCATGGCTGAGGCCGAGAAGGCCGGCGCCACGGTCCTCAAGCCCGCCGGCGCTCTGCCGTGGGGCGGATACGGCGCCACCTTCGCCGACCCGGACGGCTACATCTGGAGTCTCGGCCACAGCGCCCAAGGAACCGACCAGCCCTACGCGGAGTAG
- a CDS encoding carboxymuconolactone decarboxylase family protein, translating to MNGLPLIDPETATGETAELLALAQSACGLTPNLSRAMANNPAVLRGYLDFGLALRERGCLPDAVRRRVDLFVAQHHSCEYVLSAHTYVGTKVSGLSEEEAERARRGESGDPQAAAALALTAALLKGGEPEPGMGIEPAHVVEIVAEVALATLLVHLADAGQVPVDWPLVRPDD from the coding sequence ATGAACGGACTTCCCCTGATCGACCCCGAGACCGCCACCGGTGAGACGGCAGAACTGCTGGCCCTCGCGCAGAGCGCCTGCGGGCTCACCCCGAACCTGTCGCGGGCGATGGCCAACAATCCGGCCGTCCTGCGGGGTTACCTGGATTTCGGGCTCGCATTGCGGGAGCGCGGATGCCTGCCCGACGCGGTACGGCGACGGGTCGACCTGTTCGTCGCTCAGCACCACTCGTGCGAGTACGTCCTGTCGGCGCACACCTACGTCGGCACGAAGGTCTCCGGGCTGAGCGAGGAGGAGGCCGAGCGTGCCCGTCGCGGCGAGTCCGGCGATCCGCAGGCGGCCGCCGCGCTGGCCCTCACCGCGGCGCTGCTGAAGGGAGGGGAGCCCGAGCCCGGCATGGGGATCGAACCCGCCCATGTGGTGGAGATCGTCGCGGAGGTCGCCCTGGCCACGCTGCTGGTCCACCTCGCCGACGCGGGACAGGTGCCGGTCGACTGGCCGCTGGTTCGGCCCGACGACTGA